One genomic segment of Tripterygium wilfordii isolate XIE 37 chromosome 9, ASM1340144v1, whole genome shotgun sequence includes these proteins:
- the LOC120006337 gene encoding protein GLUTAMINE DUMPER 3-like yields the protein MRSLSTYSTTTSIKASPPSSLSLSPSPPSTPTLQQQRSPWHSPVPYLFGGLAAMLGLIAFALLILACSYWRLSGRLEDENEDQQRDLDNGKESGDSAEKTVKVYEENILVIMAGDGKPTFLATPSSRRTTSSADKNEEESEQSTEEKTECSSEKIVKEEESSTNHHQTETH from the coding sequence atgagGTCCCTCAGCACCTACagcacaacaacttcaattaaGGCATCACCACCATCATCTCTATCACTATCACCATCACCACCATCAACACCGACCCTGCAACAACAACGCTCGCCATGGCACTCTCCGGTGCCCTACCTCTTCGGAGGGCTAGCAGCGATGTTGGGTCTGATCGCGTTTGCTCTCTTGATTCTCGCTTGCTCCTATTGGAGGCTCTCTGGTCGATTAGAAGACGAAAATGAGGATCAACAGAGAGATCTCGATAATGGGAAAGAGAGTGGAGATTCTGCTGAAAAGACAGTGAAGGTTTATGAGGAGAATATTCTGGTTATAATGGCCGGCGACGGGAAGCCGACGTTCTTGGCCACGCCTTCGTCGAGAAGAACCACGTCGTCCGCTGACAAGAACGAAGAAGAGAGTGAACAGAGCACAGAAGAGAAAACAGAGTGCAGTAGCGAAAAAATAGTTAAAGAGGAAGAAAGTAGCACCAATCATCATCAAACAGAAACACATTGA